The DNA window ACGAAAGTGAAAGATGTTATGTCTAAAAAGTTGATAGTAGCCAGAGAGCACATGGACTTGAGAGATGCGGCAAGGGTGATGTTCAGGACTGGAAGATCTAAATTGCCAGTCATAGACGAAAAAGGAAAGCTCATAGGAATTATATCGAACACGGATGTGATAAGGAGTCAGATAGAGAGAGCAGACCCTAAAAAAGTTGAAAATTTGAGGAAAACGATAGAAAGCGTTCACAACGTTAAGACTGAGCTTAAAAGAGGTAAGATCGAAGTTGACAGAATAATTCCGACCCAAACGAAAGTTTACGCTGACGAACTTAGAGGAAGGGTTTACGAGCTGAAAAAGGGTTTGGCTGAACCTGTTATCGTTATAAAGAAGGGAGGGAAGTATTACCTTGTGGATGGGCACCACAGGGTTGTGGCAGCTAAAAAGATAGGGATAGACAAGCTCGACGCATACATTATAGAGGTTCCGGAAAACGTCGAGCTCGGTCTCGAAAAGCTTGTGAGAAAGAAAGGAATAAAATCAGTCAGGGATATTCAAGTTTTAGAGGACGCGACGCACCCCCTCGTGGAAATAACCTTTAAAAATTCGAAGTGATATCATGCTGGAAGAGCTTCAGGAGATTGTTGAGGAGAGAAAAAGGAATCCGACCCCGGATTCCTATACAGCCAAGTTACTCTATCACGAGAAGGGAGAGGACAAAGTACTCGAAAAGTTCGGGGAGGAGGCAGTGGAGTTAATCCTCGCTTGCAAAAACAAAGATAAAGAAAGCATAGTTTACGAAGCAGCCGATTTGCTTTATCACTTCGTCGTTCTCCTTTCTAAATTCGACGTCAAAGTGGAGGAGGTTTACGATGAACTTCGAAGAAGAAAGAAGTAACTACTGGATAATCTGGACGGTCAATTTAGATAAGAAGAAGAGCAGAAGCGAAGGGAGAAAGATTCCGAAGAGGTACGCTGTGCCGAACGTTAAGTTCAAAGAGCTTATCGAAGCTTGCAAAGCCCTCGGTTTGGAGTTTTACGCTGAGGAAAAAAAGTATCCGAAGTCTTGGTGGGAGGAGGGGGGAAGGGTTAGAGTGAAAAAGACCGGAAAGAAGCTCGACCTCATGATAGAGATAGCTAAAAAAATAGCAGAAATGCGAAGATGAAGCTGATCTTCCTCCTCTCCGGAGATCTGGAGTACGTGGCGAGAAAAGAAGTCGAGGTTTTTTCGAAAGAAATACTCGGTGGGAAAGTTATTCTTGAGGACAGGCAGATATCAGTCGCGGAAGTTTCAGAAATTAAGCTTCTCGAAAGATTGAGCTTGGTTCACGAGGTTAGCGAGTTTCTCTTCTCCGGAAGTCTGGAGGAGCTAAAAAGCTTCGTAAATGAAGTGGAGCTGCCAGAGGGAAAGATGTGCGTAAGAGTGAGAAACATCGGAGGTCGTTTCGTTCCTTCAAACGAGTTCGAAAAAGAGCTTGGAGCGATTTTCTACAGGAGAGGGGCGAAAATAAGCGTTTCCAATCCGGATAAA is part of the Ferroglobus placidus DSM 10642 genome and encodes:
- a CDS encoding CBS domain-containing ParB/RepB/Spo0J family partition protein; its protein translation is MRLKVKDYMTKDVVVVKPDQTIKEVIDLIEKTGHDGFPVIDDNGIVIGYISSRDLLRKNLDTKVKDVMSKKLIVAREHMDLRDAARVMFRTGRSKLPVIDEKGKLIGIISNTDVIRSQIERADPKKVENLRKTIESVHNVKTELKRGKIEVDRIIPTQTKVYADELRGRVYELKKGLAEPVIVIKKGGKYYLVDGHHRVVAAKKIGIDKLDAYIIEVPENVELGLEKLVRKKGIKSVRDIQVLEDATHPLVEITFKNSK
- the hisE gene encoding phosphoribosyl-ATP diphosphatase, which gives rise to MLEELQEIVEERKRNPTPDSYTAKLLYHEKGEDKVLEKFGEEAVELILACKNKDKESIVYEAADLLYHFVVLLSKFDVKVEEVYDELRRRKK
- a CDS encoding signal recognition particle subunit SRP19/SEC65 family protein codes for the protein MNFEEERSNYWIIWTVNLDKKKSRSEGRKIPKRYAVPNVKFKELIEACKALGLEFYAEEKKYPKSWWEEGGRVRVKKTGKKLDLMIEIAKKIAEMRR